A stretch of Clostridium sp. BJN0001 DNA encodes these proteins:
- a CDS encoding transposase, with amino-acid sequence MKNFTTNTYEIKRKIINFTEKITDEVGQVERKFIQDTIYGICKSKSILLSDISDSLMESINKVNTVERLSNNLMKNISDSVTVNYKKQLLKSIDMNDPVILVDDSDVIKPYGNKFDSLGFVRDGSSRKNTCEKGYKVTEMVALTQNKKQPVSLFSKIHSAKEKEYKSTNTVTFEGLTSVINTINTKGTFIFDRGYDMNDLFKFMYNQNQDFVIRLTERRKIFFKGKWYKSTTLRDSRKGKIKTKVLFQGEEKDCYISHINCQITAAKKNMYLVLIYGLSQTPMMLATNKIIKSKEDVVKILRLYMSRWRIEEYFRFKKQEYGFENFRVRSLKSINNLNQLLTYTIGMVGILTDNIGTKRLSNNIISNAKAFKKKCLFYYYQMARGISKTLAYARNGIKEWQNIRKITSSYQLYFNLTM; translated from the coding sequence ATGAAAAATTTTACCACAAATACATATGAAATTAAAAGAAAAATTATTAATTTTACAGAAAAAATTACAGATGAAGTTGGACAGGTTGAAAGAAAATTTATTCAAGATACTATTTATGGAATTTGTAAATCAAAAAGTATTTTACTTTCTGACATTTCAGATTCTCTTATGGAATCTATAAACAAGGTAAATACTGTAGAACGGTTAAGTAATAATTTAATGAAAAATATTTCTGATAGCGTTACTGTTAACTATAAAAAACAACTACTAAAAAGTATTGATATGAATGATCCTGTTATTCTTGTTGATGATAGTGATGTAATCAAGCCTTATGGCAATAAATTCGATTCTTTAGGATTTGTTCGTGATGGCTCTAGCCGAAAAAACACTTGCGAAAAAGGTTATAAAGTTACAGAAATGGTAGCTTTAACTCAAAATAAAAAGCAGCCAGTTAGTTTGTTTTCAAAGATACATTCAGCAAAAGAAAAAGAATATAAGTCTACTAATACAGTCACATTTGAAGGGCTGACTTCAGTAATTAATACCATTAATACTAAAGGTACTTTTATTTTTGATCGTGGATATGATATGAATGATCTTTTCAAATTTATGTATAATCAAAATCAAGATTTTGTAATTCGATTAACTGAAAGAAGAAAGATATTTTTTAAGGGTAAGTGGTACAAATCTACTACATTAAGAGATTCAAGAAAAGGCAAAATAAAAACAAAAGTATTATTTCAAGGAGAAGAAAAAGATTGCTATATAAGTCATATTAATTGCCAAATAACAGCTGCAAAAAAGAATATGTATCTAGTTTTAATATATGGCCTATCGCAAACTCCAATGATGCTCGCTACTAATAAAATAATTAAGTCTAAAGAGGATGTAGTAAAGATATTAAGATTATATATGTCTAGGTGGAGAATCGAAGAATATTTCAGATTTAAGAAGCAAGAATATGGCTTTGAAAACTTTAGAGTTAGAAGTTTAAAATCTATAAATAATTTAAATCAATTATTAACATACACAATAGGCATGGTGGGAATTTTAACAGATAATATTGGAACTAAAAGACTATCTAATAATATTATTTCAAATGCTAAAGCTTTTAAGAAAAAATGCTTATTTTATTACTATCAGATGGCAAGGGGAATATCGAAAACCCTTGCCTATGCAAGGAACGGAATAAAAGAATGGCAAAATATAAGAAAAATTACTTCAAGCTATCAATTGTATTTTAATCTCACGATGTAA
- the ilvN gene encoding acetolactate synthase small subunit, with the protein MEKHVLSVLVKNSSGVLTRVSSLFSRRGYNIESLTVGQTENHENSRMTITLFTDEDMLQQVKKQLAKLEDVINVVNFKPKDSVCRELVLIKVKATKENRSEINETVNIFRSKIVDISNSTMTIELTGNESKVSAFINLMKEIGIIELARTGVTALQRGNETIDKDTI; encoded by the coding sequence TTGGAAAAGCATGTATTATCTGTATTAGTTAAAAATTCATCAGGCGTGTTAACACGGGTTAGCAGTCTATTTTCAAGAAGAGGCTATAACATAGAAAGTCTCACAGTGGGGCAGACAGAAAATCATGAAAATTCAAGGATGACAATAACACTTTTTACAGATGAGGATATGTTACAGCAGGTAAAAAAACAGCTTGCAAAGCTTGAAGATGTAATTAATGTTGTAAATTTTAAACCTAAAGATTCTGTTTGCAGAGAGCTTGTACTTATAAAAGTAAAAGCTACAAAAGAAAACAGATCAGAAATCAATGAAACAGTAAATATTTTTAGAAGCAAGATAGTTGATATTTCAAATAGTACAATGACTATTGAGCTTACTGGAAATGAAAGCAAAGTTTCAGCATTTATAAATCTTATGAAAGAAATTGGCATTATTGAGCTTGCAAGAACAGGGGTTACAGCTCTTCAAAGGGGAAATGAAACAATAGATAAAGACACAATTTAA
- a CDS encoding methyl-accepting chemotaxis protein, with the protein MKLFKKKSKKNNQKRKKKKERQISFANKIVIEVTASIILICLSLSLFIYYKFTKSIISSTRETLIDRTIDSCKIINAELESRKNELLNIAYSDEIQTMDWKVQRPLLIEEMNKWDFNNIFILGNDGQAFYADTNEIKDASSDELYKESQITDSFISRPNIQTDGKESVITVVIPVKDNKDNTICHLCGAINIQEINDFVQSIKVGDKGYAFIVDNNGNFIVHKDMSYVQNKSSLIENASKYSEKELEETKNFLSKISSSETDTMFLNMNNSYSLASFTSIPNTEWSIVIVTSVYEMFKDIISISISLVIFLIVTLMVAAFISVIIKRSLKKELSLIENCSRELSNYNLSCTVNPLSNNEFGTVVKAINLSSFNLNQLISAIKEKSSSIFSKSVKIDDMISVISNDLNEAADKSTQIFSSLQESSSLLSEVNSITENVDNSTTTSALNAKKSIAYADKIEMQAGTFYENTKSFSDNIKQIYEKCGGKLKESLDQIKSVENISEITESILEISDRTNLLALNASIEAARAGENGKGFAVVADEIRNLSDESKNAVILIKSNITNALSSISELAESSKELLDFVDKDILKNYSDIIDITLSYKSAGTDFKKIADTYSENSSKISNSVSNIKNNINKISEFIFSITESSSTISNNMQNIREKNSDILKESDKNKNNSTVLSDMVKKFKLK; encoded by the coding sequence ATGAAACTTTTCAAAAAAAAATCTAAGAAAAATAATCAAAAAAGGAAGAAAAAGAAAGAACGTCAGATAAGTTTTGCTAATAAAATAGTAATCGAGGTAACCGCTTCTATCATTTTAATATGTCTTTCACTATCCCTTTTCATTTACTATAAATTCACAAAGAGCATAATTTCAAGTACAAGAGAAACTCTTATAGACCGTACAATTGATAGCTGCAAAATAATAAATGCAGAGCTTGAATCAAGAAAAAATGAGCTTCTTAATATTGCATATTCTGATGAAATTCAGACAATGGACTGGAAAGTTCAGCGTCCTTTGTTAATTGAAGAAATGAATAAATGGGATTTTAATAACATCTTCATATTAGGAAATGATGGACAAGCTTTTTATGCAGATACAAATGAAATAAAAGATGCTTCTTCAGATGAATTATATAAAGAATCTCAAATTACTGATTCTTTTATCTCAAGACCTAATATACAAACTGATGGAAAAGAATCAGTAATAACAGTAGTAATCCCTGTAAAAGATAATAAAGATAATACAATCTGTCATCTATGTGGAGCAATAAATATTCAGGAAATTAACGATTTTGTTCAAAGTATTAAAGTTGGAGATAAGGGATATGCTTTTATTGTAGATAATAATGGTAACTTTATTGTACATAAAGATATGTCTTATGTTCAAAACAAATCATCACTTATAGAAAATGCTTCAAAATATAGTGAAAAAGAATTAGAAGAGACTAAAAACTTTTTATCAAAGATATCATCTAGTGAAACAGATACAATGTTTCTTAATATGAATAATTCATATTCCCTTGCATCATTTACTTCGATTCCAAATACAGAATGGTCAATAGTTATTGTTACATCAGTTTATGAAATGTTTAAAGACATAATATCAATAAGTATATCTCTTGTAATCTTTTTAATAGTAACACTTATGGTTGCAGCTTTTATATCAGTTATAATAAAGAGAAGTCTTAAAAAAGAGCTAAGCTTAATTGAAAATTGTTCTAGAGAGCTTTCAAATTATAATCTTTCATGTACAGTAAACCCATTAAGTAATAATGAATTTGGAACAGTAGTTAAAGCGATTAATTTAAGTTCTTTTAATTTAAATCAGTTAATATCAGCTATAAAAGAAAAAAGTTCATCTATATTTTCTAAGAGTGTTAAAATCGATGATATGATTTCGGTTATTTCAAACGATCTTAATGAAGCAGCTGATAAATCAACTCAAATTTTTTCAAGCCTTCAGGAATCATCATCTCTTTTGTCAGAAGTAAATTCTATTACAGAAAATGTTGATAATTCTACAACAACATCTGCCTTAAATGCAAAAAAATCTATAGCTTATGCAGATAAAATTGAGATGCAGGCAGGAACTTTCTATGAGAATACTAAGAGCTTCTCAGATAACATAAAACAAATATATGAAAAATGCGGTGGAAAATTAAAAGAATCATTAGATCAAATAAAAAGTGTTGAAAATATTTCTGAAATAACAGAAAGTATTTTAGAAATATCAGATAGAACAAATCTTCTAGCATTAAATGCATCAATTGAGGCCGCACGTGCTGGTGAAAATGGAAAAGGCTTTGCAGTTGTAGCAGATGAAATAAGAAACCTTTCTGATGAATCTAAAAATGCAGTAATTTTAATAAAAAGTAATATAACTAATGCACTTTCTTCAATCTCAGAACTTGCTGAATCATCTAAAGAGCTTTTAGATTTTGTTGATAAAGATATACTAAAAAATTATTCAGACATAATAGATATAACACTTTCATATAAATCAGCAGGTACAGATTTTAAGAAAATTGCAGATACTTATTCAGAAAATTCTTCTAAAATATCAAATTCTGTATCTAATATAAAAAATAATATAAATAAAATATCTGAATTTATATTTTCCATAACAGAATCTTCATCAACTATAAGCAATAATATGCAGAATATACGAGAAAAAAATTCTGATATATTAAAAGAATCAGATAAGAATAAAAATAACTCTACAGTGCTTTCCGATATGGTTAAGAAATTTAAATTAAAATAA
- a CDS encoding ATP-binding protein, translating into MLLEFKTKNYKSFVEETKFSMLAAPKQKGLDYSLCEKKIKGKTLKGLCSSVIYGPNAAGKTNIIGAMDVFRAIVLRGNIRNSEEKASPNTASAELELIPNNKCKTAQPVEFSVDFFENGLRIEYSVSVDLGTFLDSEYKRKILSEKLIVDGDEVFCRTKDLSFGNLKVIKDYLSDPMKQNMEGAIDIAKNSLNQEELFLINGFKLIFSQKFVKLITDWFTNKFMVIYRADSMQLIKRFADPQKKAVYVEKTTDEAAKLFGINSNAVGYVVSDDDSEAKLCSIFKDVKNKKSTAIAAEIFESYGTIRFINMFPLVIRAIQTGGTLVVDEFDASIHPMALMSIINIFHNDDININHAQLIFNTHNPIFLNSNLFRRDEIKFVERDDDNHDSTLYALSDFGTTGEKGVRKNEDYMKNYFVSQYGAIKDIDFVPIFEEILATKNEVV; encoded by the coding sequence ATGTTACTAGAGTTTAAGACAAAAAATTATAAGTCTTTTGTGGAGGAAACGAAGTTTTCTATGCTTGCAGCACCAAAGCAAAAAGGACTTGATTATAGTTTGTGTGAAAAGAAAATAAAAGGAAAAACATTAAAGGGGCTATGCTCCTCAGTGATTTATGGACCTAATGCAGCAGGTAAAACAAATATTATCGGAGCAATGGATGTATTTCGTGCAATTGTTTTAAGAGGAAATATAAGAAATTCAGAGGAAAAAGCATCTCCAAATACAGCATCAGCTGAGTTGGAATTAATTCCAAATAATAAATGTAAAACTGCTCAGCCAGTTGAATTTTCAGTTGATTTTTTTGAAAATGGATTAAGAATTGAATATAGTGTTAGTGTTGATTTAGGAACGTTCCTTGATAGTGAATATAAGAGAAAAATTTTATCCGAAAAATTGATAGTGGATGGAGACGAAGTTTTTTGTAGAACTAAAGATTTATCTTTTGGTAATTTAAAAGTAATAAAAGATTATCTTTCTGATCCAATGAAGCAAAACATGGAGGGTGCTATTGATATAGCAAAAAATAGTTTAAATCAAGAGGAACTATTTTTGATAAATGGATTTAAACTTATTTTTTCACAGAAATTTGTTAAGCTTATAACAGATTGGTTTACAAATAAGTTTATGGTTATTTATCGTGCAGATTCCATGCAGCTTATTAAACGATTTGCTGATCCACAAAAAAAAGCAGTATATGTTGAAAAAACAACAGATGAAGCTGCTAAGCTTTTTGGAATAAATTCTAATGCAGTAGGTTATGTTGTTAGTGATGATGATTCAGAGGCAAAGTTATGTTCTATATTTAAAGATGTTAAAAATAAAAAAAGTACTGCTATAGCAGCAGAGATTTTTGAGTCTTATGGGACAATTCGATTTATCAATATGTTTCCACTTGTAATTCGTGCAATCCAAACTGGAGGAACATTGGTAGTTGATGAATTTGATGCATCAATTCATCCAATGGCTCTTATGAGTATTATTAATATTTTTCATAATGATGATATAAATATTAATCATGCTCAATTAATTTTTAACACTCATAATCCAATTTTTCTTAACTCAAATCTTTTTAGAAGAGATGAAATCAAATTTGTGGAAAGAGATGATGATAATCATGATAGTACACTGTATGCACTATCAGATTTTGGGACAACAGGAGAAAAAGGTGTTCGTAAAAATGAAGATTATATGAAAAATTATTTTGTAAGTCAATATGGAGCTATAAAGGACATTGATTTTGTACCTATATTTGAAGAAATCCTTGCAACTAAAAATGAGGTGGTGTGA
- the glmM gene encoding phosphoglucosamine mutase, whose protein sequence is MGRMFGTDGVRGVANKELTAQIAYDLGKAGAFVLTEGAHKPKILVAKDTRISGDMLESALTAGILSVGAEAIVLGVVPTPAVAYLTRKYGADAGVMISASHNPVEYNGIKFFNDKGYKLSDELEDKIQEIIESGFKNVPSPEGTEIGRKKFEVGALDDYIEFAKKTAPYSLKGLKVALDCANGSAYKSSVKAFRDLGADVFVINDNPDGTNINEKCGSTHPEELMDYVVKEGCDVGFAFDGDADRCLAVDEKGNLISGDFTLMLCGSYLKELGKLSHNTIVGTVMSNLGLDIACKKLKMNLVKTTVGDRYVLEKMIREGYTLGGEQSGHIIFLDYNTTGDGLVTALQIATIVKKKGKSLSELCSIMKDLPQVLANAVVPNDKKEDYLNDDEIQAEIKKIEDSLNGVGRVLIRPSGTEPLVRVMLEGENQKEIDKMAHKLADLIHNKYTK, encoded by the coding sequence ATGGGTAGAATGTTTGGAACAGACGGAGTAAGAGGTGTCGCTAATAAAGAATTAACAGCACAGATTGCCTATGATTTAGGAAAGGCAGGAGCTTTTGTATTAACTGAAGGTGCTCATAAGCCAAAGATACTTGTTGCTAAAGATACAAGAATTTCAGGAGACATGCTTGAATCTGCACTTACAGCAGGAATTTTATCTGTTGGAGCAGAAGCAATAGTTCTTGGAGTAGTACCAACTCCTGCAGTTGCATATTTAACAAGAAAGTATGGAGCTGATGCCGGAGTTATGATTTCAGCATCACATAATCCTGTTGAATATAATGGAATTAAATTTTTTAATGATAAAGGATACAAATTATCTGATGAGCTTGAAGACAAAATTCAAGAGATAATTGAAAGCGGATTTAAAAATGTTCCAAGTCCAGAAGGAACAGAAATAGGAAGAAAGAAATTTGAAGTTGGAGCTCTTGATGATTATATAGAGTTTGCAAAAAAGACAGCTCCATATTCATTAAAAGGATTAAAAGTTGCACTTGACTGTGCAAATGGATCAGCCTACAAGTCTTCTGTAAAAGCCTTTAGAGATTTAGGAGCAGATGTATTTGTAATAAATGATAATCCTGATGGAACTAATATTAATGAAAAATGTGGTTCAACTCATCCTGAAGAACTTATGGATTATGTAGTTAAAGAGGGATGCGATGTAGGATTTGCTTTTGATGGAGATGCAGATAGATGTCTAGCTGTTGATGAAAAAGGAAATCTTATAAGTGGAGATTTCACTCTTATGTTATGTGGAAGCTATTTAAAAGAGCTTGGAAAGTTAAGCCACAATACAATTGTTGGAACAGTAATGAGTAATTTAGGTCTTGATATAGCTTGCAAGAAACTTAAAATGAATCTTGTAAAGACTACTGTAGGAGATAGATATGTTCTTGAAAAGATGATAAGAGAGGGATATACTCTTGGTGGAGAACAGTCTGGACACATTATCTTCTTAGATTACAATACTACTGGAGATGGGCTTGTTACAGCACTTCAGATTGCTACAATTGTTAAGAAGAAGGGAAAATCATTATCAGAATTATGCTCTATTATGAAAGATCTTCCACAGGTACTTGCTAATGCTGTTGTACCAAACGATAAAAAGGAAGATTATTTAAATGATGATGAAATTCAAGCTGAAATTAAAAAGATAGAAGATTCTCTTAATGGAGTAGGAAGAGTTCTTATAAGACCATCAGGAACAGAACCTCTAGTAAGAGTAATGCTTGAAGGAGAAAATCAAAAAGAAATTGATAAAATGGCTCATAAACTTGCTGATTTAATACATAATAAGTATACTAAGTAA
- the metE gene encoding 5-methyltetrahydropteroyltriglutamate--homocysteine S-methyltransferase, whose product MLKTTISGYPRIGRKRELKFATEKYFKEQITKEEFLKTSQNLRKEYFMIQKNKGIDIIPVNDFSYYDNILDTAYMLNVIPKRYKDLNLDNLDTYFAMARGYQKDGNDVTALAMKKWFNTNYHYIVPEIDDYTEFKLNDTKIFDLYDEAKKLDINAKPVIIGPFTFLKLSKINTKRSFEDLLDSLADVYSNIFDKLDEKGASYVQIEEPELVKDITDDEFKLFKSVYSKIFKKKYKFESILQTYFGDIRDIYKNISELQFDIIALDFVEGKETLNLIRKYGFPKNKKLIAGIINGKNIWVNDYKKSIEVLKEIEKNIDRDRIILGTSCSLLHVPYTVKNETKLADEYKESMAFAEEKLDELKEIKILEDNKDYENSSEFVANGLILKRKRENKLCFLKEVREKIKNLKPSDFRRKESFDTRRDFQKEEFNLPLLKTTTIGSFPQTAEIKNERKKFRNGIIKEGEYNNFLKKKIDEVIKFQEDIGLDVLVHGEYERTDMVEYFGKLLQGFLFTENGWVQSYGTRGVKPPIIYGDIKRVEPMTVKWIKYAQEKTEKPVKGMLTGPVTILNWSFKREDIDIKSIMYQIGIAIGEEVLDLEKNGIKIIQIDEAALREKLPLRKSDWQKEYLDFAIPAFRLTNAKVKKSTQIHTHMCYSEFNDIIKAIDDMDADVISIEAARSDFSILDFLKENNFRLEIGPGVYDIHSPRVPSEEEIEDAIKIMLSKIDADKLWINPDCGLKTRGTEETIKSLKNLVNAAKKIREEL is encoded by the coding sequence ATGTTAAAAACAACTATTTCAGGCTATCCAAGGATAGGCAGAAAAAGGGAACTAAAATTTGCTACTGAAAAGTATTTTAAGGAGCAGATAACAAAGGAAGAATTTTTAAAAACATCACAAAATTTAAGGAAAGAGTATTTTATGATACAGAAAAACAAAGGTATAGATATAATACCTGTCAATGATTTTTCTTATTATGATAATATTCTTGATACAGCTTATATGCTTAATGTCATACCGAAAAGATACAAAGATTTAAATCTTGATAATCTTGATACATATTTTGCTATGGCAAGAGGATATCAGAAAGATGGAAATGATGTAACAGCACTTGCTATGAAAAAATGGTTTAATACAAATTATCACTATATTGTACCAGAGATAGATGATTATACAGAGTTTAAGCTTAATGATACAAAAATATTTGACCTTTATGATGAGGCAAAAAAATTAGACATAAATGCAAAACCTGTGATAATTGGACCATTTACGTTTTTAAAATTATCTAAGATTAATACAAAAAGAAGTTTTGAAGATCTTTTAGATAGTCTTGCAGATGTATATTCTAACATATTTGATAAGTTAGATGAAAAAGGTGCATCATACGTTCAGATAGAAGAACCTGAACTTGTAAAAGATATTACAGATGATGAATTTAAACTTTTTAAATCTGTATACTCTAAGATATTTAAAAAGAAATATAAATTTGAGTCTATACTTCAAACTTATTTTGGAGATATAAGGGACATATATAAAAACATTTCTGAATTACAATTTGATATAATAGCTCTTGATTTTGTTGAAGGAAAAGAAACTTTAAACTTAATCAGAAAGTATGGTTTTCCAAAGAATAAAAAGCTTATTGCTGGAATAATTAATGGAAAAAATATATGGGTTAATGATTATAAAAAATCTATTGAAGTATTAAAAGAAATTGAAAAAAATATAGATAGAGACAGAATTATTTTAGGTACAAGCTGCTCACTTTTACATGTACCATATACAGTAAAAAATGAGACAAAACTTGCAGATGAGTACAAAGAGAGCATGGCTTTTGCTGAGGAAAAACTTGATGAACTTAAAGAAATTAAAATTTTAGAAGACAATAAAGATTATGAAAACAGCAGTGAATTTGTTGCAAATGGTCTTATTTTAAAGAGAAAGAGAGAAAATAAGTTATGCTTCTTAAAAGAAGTCAGAGAAAAAATAAAGAATTTAAAACCATCTGATTTTAGAAGAAAAGAAAGTTTTGATACAAGACGTGATTTTCAAAAAGAAGAATTTAACTTACCACTACTTAAAACAACAACAATAGGTTCATTCCCTCAGACAGCAGAGATTAAAAATGAAAGAAAAAAATTTAGAAATGGAATTATAAAAGAAGGAGAATATAATAATTTCTTAAAGAAAAAAATTGATGAAGTTATAAAATTTCAAGAAGATATAGGACTTGATGTTCTTGTACATGGAGAATATGAGAGAACAGATATGGTTGAATATTTTGGAAAACTTCTTCAAGGATTTTTATTTACAGAAAACGGCTGGGTTCAGTCATATGGGACAAGAGGGGTAAAGCCACCTATAATATATGGAGACATAAAAAGAGTAGAGCCTATGACTGTAAAGTGGATAAAATATGCACAAGAAAAGACTGAAAAGCCTGTTAAAGGTATGCTTACAGGGCCTGTCACAATTCTAAACTGGTCATTTAAAAGAGAAGATATTGACATTAAGTCAATAATGTATCAGATTGGTATTGCAATAGGTGAGGAAGTTCTTGACCTTGAGAAAAATGGAATAAAGATAATACAGATAGATGAAGCAGCTTTAAGAGAAAAGCTTCCTCTAAGAAAGAGTGATTGGCAGAAAGAATATCTTGATTTTGCAATTCCTGCATTCCGTCTTACAAATGCAAAGGTAAAAAAATCAACTCAGATTCACACACATATGTGCTATAGTGAATTTAACGATATAATAAAGGCTATTGATGATATGGATGCTGATGTTATATCTATAGAGGCAGCAAGATCAGATTTCTCTATTCTTGATTTTCTAAAAGAAAATAACTTTAGACTTGAAATAGGACCAGGAGTTTATGATATACATTCTCCAAGAGTTCCATCAGAAGAAGAAATAGAAGATGCAATAAAAATAATGCTTTCAAAAATAGATGCTGATAAGCTATGGATAAATCCTGACTGTGGACTTAAAACAAGAGGAACAGAGGAAACTATAAAAAGTCTTAAAAATTTAGTTAATGCAGCTAAAAAAATAAGAGAAGAGCTTTAA
- a CDS encoding YerC/YecD family TrpR-related protein encodes MSGLESKLKSKDLDLFFKGILELNCVEDCYKFFEDVATINEIQALAQRFHVAKLLDEKKTYTEIVKLTGASTATISRINRCLNYGSDGYSLVLNRLKLQEKKSK; translated from the coding sequence ATGAGTGGGCTTGAATCAAAATTGAAGAGTAAAGATTTAGATTTATTTTTTAAAGGTATACTTGAGCTTAATTGTGTCGAGGATTGTTATAAATTTTTTGAAGATGTAGCTACAATTAATGAAATACAGGCTTTAGCACAGAGATTTCATGTTGCAAAATTGCTAGATGAAAAAAAGACTTATACCGAAATAGTAAAACTTACTGGAGCAAGTACAGCAACAATAAGCAGAATTAACAGATGTTTAAATTATGGCAGCGATGGATATAGTCTTGTCCTTAATAGGCTGAAATTACAAGAGAAAAAGAGTAAATAA
- a CDS encoding AIM24 family protein, whose translation MRSSLNIKNKLNMIYKMENDSIFQILEYDDLNGADDVQSAFALNVIKRGDIKLKQIRIELDDSAVRIEPGALSYMKGDINISTKSGGVFGFGKKLLSSKITNETLFKPEYSGTGEIFLEPSFSNFALIELEDDDIIIDDGLFYACETSVDVSVQAQKNLSSMMLGNEGVWQTSLGGSGIVALEIPVPESEIFKCVLIDDTLKVDGNFAILRTGNIEFSVEKSAKTIAGSIVNKEGLVNVYRGTGEVWLAPTKSVYSKLKMQGLSEMRKSQHDSNTEE comes from the coding sequence ATGAGAAGTTCACTTAATATAAAAAATAAGCTTAACATGATTTACAAGATGGAAAATGATTCTATATTTCAAATACTTGAATACGATGATTTAAATGGGGCAGATGATGTTCAAAGCGCTTTTGCACTTAATGTAATAAAAAGAGGAGACATAAAGTTAAAGCAGATAAGGATTGAACTTGATGATAGTGCTGTTCGTATTGAGCCAGGTGCATTAAGTTATATGAAAGGTGATATAAATATAAGTACAAAATCAGGTGGGGTATTTGGTTTTGGTAAGAAATTATTATCTAGCAAAATAACAAATGAAACATTATTTAAACCAGAATATTCAGGAACAGGAGAAATATTTTTAGAACCATCTTTTTCAAACTTTGCTCTAATTGAGCTTGAAGATGATGACATAATAATAGATGATGGTTTATTTTATGCTTGTGAGACAAGTGTTGATGTAAGCGTGCAAGCACAGAAAAATCTATCTTCCATGATGCTTGGAAATGAAGGGGTGTGGCAGACATCACTAGGTGGTAGCGGCATAGTAGCACTTGAAATACCTGTTCCTGAAAGTGAAATTTTTAAGTGCGTACTAATAGATGATACTTTAAAAGTTGATGGAAACTTTGCAATTTTAAGGACAGGAAATATTGAATTTTCAGTTGAAAAGTCAGCAAAGACAATTGCAGGTTCTATAGTAAATAAAGAAGGACTTGTTAATGTGTACAGAGGAACAGGAGAAGTATGGCTTGCACCAACTAAGAGTGTTTATAGTAAATTAAAGATGCAAGGTCTTAGTGAAATGAGAAAATCACAACATGATAGTAATACAGAAGAGTAG
- a CDS encoding Hsp20/alpha crystallin family protein — MFGLIPFRTNKNEEKGVAFNDFFTDFFNDDFFSPMNISDEGMKKFNADVRETDKEYLVSAELPGVKKEDIALDYKDNNLVIRAKREEVHDESKDNYIRKERSYGEFSRQFYFDNVDKEKICAKFQNGELQIILPKTEQKVDDSTKIFIR; from the coding sequence ATGTTTGGATTAATACCATTTAGAACTAACAAAAATGAAGAGAAAGGCGTTGCATTTAATGATTTCTTTACTGACTTTTTTAATGATGACTTTTTCTCACCAATGAATATTTCAGATGAAGGAATGAAAAAATTTAATGCAGATGTAAGAGAAACTGATAAAGAATATCTAGTTTCAGCAGAACTTCCTGGAGTAAAAAAAGAGGATATAGCACTAGATTACAAGGATAATAATTTAGTAATAAGAGCAAAAAGAGAAGAAGTCCATGATGAATCAAAGGACAATTATATAAGAAAAGAAAGAAGCTATGGAGAATTTAGCAGACAATTCTATTTTGACAATGTAGACAAAGAAAAAATTTGTGCAAAATTCCAAAATGGAGAACTTCAAATAATTCTTCCAAAGACTGAGCAGAAGGTTGATGACAGCACAAAGATATTTATTAGGTAA